Proteins from one Limanda limanda chromosome 9, fLimLim1.1, whole genome shotgun sequence genomic window:
- the wdr18 gene encoding WD repeat-containing protein 18, whose product MAAPLEVLLTSDSGSQLWNSTVFDLYSGSSLLSYRGGSSSARTLALLRGEFLLSGQVGKNFINVWEIQRKDQLQQKVVCPGVVTCVTASPDGLFLAAGVAEAVYLWEVCTGKLLSVLSRHYQDVTCLKFTDDGSHFISGGKDNLALVWSLCSVIQLDLNHTPDPRHVLSRHSLPITDLHCGLMGAQARVATASLDQTVKMWELSSGELLLSILFDVEIMSVTFDPCEYFLYCGGTDGNIFQVSLCSQSLSRDKSFQSDNDGNQVFKGHRNLVTCLCVSMDGTLLASGSHDETVRLWDVQSKQSIRCLAHKGPVTNVLITAAPAHMFLPDSRPAVPLPRFSRHLHASEGDGGESGEVCVRLAPFIQEEEESYLQKADRLSSLMNAVTDKSVFGDGENTKVRVAELEEEVQTLKKINKDLYDFSSQLITKPT is encoded by the exons ATGGCGGCCCCCCTGGAGGTGCTGCTGACCAGTGACTCCGGCTCGCAGCTGTGGAACAGCACCGTGTTCGACCTGTACTCCGGCTCCAGCCTGCTGTCCTACCGGGGCGGGAGCAGCTCGGCCCGGACGCTGGCGCTGCTCCGCGGGGAGTTCCTGCTCTCCGGCCAGGTCGGGAAGAACTTCATCAACGTGTGGGAGATCCAGAGGAAG gaccAGTTGCAGCAGAAGGTTGTGTGTCCCGGTGTGGTCACCTGTGTGACGGCGTCCCCGGACGGACTCTTCCTCGCTGCTGGAGTCGCGGAGGCCGTCTACCTGTGGGAG GTGTGCACAGGTAAACTGCTGTCCGTCCTCAGCCGTCACTACCAGGACGTCACCTGTCTGAAGTTCACTGACGACGGCAGCCATTTTATTTCTGGAGGAAAAGACAACCTGGCTCTGGTGTGGAGTCTCTGCAG tgtgatTCAGCTGGATTTAAACCACACCCCCGATCCTCGGCATGTCCTGTCTCGTCACTCTCTACCAATCACAGACCTGCACTGCGGCCTGATGGGCGCCCAGGCCAGAGTCGCCACTGCCTCTTTAGACCAGACTGTCAAG ATGTGGGAGCTGTCCTCAGGTGAGCTGCTCCTGTCCATTCTGTTTGATGTGGAGATCatgtctgtgacctttgacccctgcgAGTACTTCCTGTACTGTGGAGGAACTGATGGAAACATTTTccaggtgtctctgtgcagccaG AGTCTCAGTCGGGACAAATCGTTTCAGTCCGACAACGATGGAAACCAGGTCTTCAAAGGTCACAG GAACTTGGTGACATGTCTCTGCGTGTCCATGGACGGGACGCTCCTCGCCTCTGGGTCACATGATGAGACCGTCAGACTCTGGGATGTTCAGAGTAAACAGAGCATCCGCTGCCTTGCTCACAAAG GTCCAGTGACCAATGTCCTCATCACGGCGGCTCCAGCTCACATGTTCCTACCTGACAGTCGACCCGCTGTTCCTCTGCCGCGCTTCAGCCGACACCTGCACGCCTCCGAGGGCGACGGCGGGGAATCAGGAGAGGTTTGTGTGCGACTCGCTCCCTTCATACAG gaagaggaggagtcataCCTGCAGAAAGCTGATAGGCTGAGCTCACTGATGAACGCTGTGACTGACAAG tCGGTGTTCGGTGACGGAGAAAACACAAAGGTTCGTGTCGCAGAGTTGGAAGAAGAAGTTCAGACTCTGAAGAAAATCAACAAAGATCTTTACGACTTCTCGAGTCAACTGATCACAAAacccacataa